Proteins encoded in a region of the Gopherus flavomarginatus isolate rGopFla2 chromosome 19, rGopFla2.mat.asm, whole genome shotgun sequence genome:
- the WSB1 gene encoding WD repeat and SOCS box-containing protein 1 translates to MASFPPSVNEKLIARSRPIGELLAPTSPFDKKCGRENWTVAFAPDGSYFAWSQGHRIVKLVPWTQCFNNFLLHGTKNVANSVNARLSRQNSDSGQKNKPCEHIIDCGDTVWSLAFGSSVPEKQSRCVNIEWHRFKFGQDQLLFATGLNNGRIKIWDVYTGKLLLNLMDHTELVRDLTFAPDGSLILVSASRDKTLRVWDLKDDGNMMKVLRGHQNWVYGCAFSPDSSILCSVGASKAVFLWDMDKYSMIRKLEGHLNDVVACEFSPDGALLATASYDTRVYVWDPHTGVILMEFGHLFPAPTPIFAGGANDRWVRSVSFSHDGLHIASLADDKMVRFWSIEEDCPVQVAPLNNGLCCAFSTDGSVLAAGTHDGSVYFWATPKHVSSLQHLCRMAIRRVMPTSQVKNLPVPSKVVEFLSYLT, encoded by the exons ATGGCCAGCTTTCCCCCGAGTGTCAACGAGAAGCTCATCG caaGATCACGTCCTATAGGAGAGCTCTTAGCCCCAACGTCTCCTTTTGATAAGAAGTGTGGACGTGAAAACTGGACCGTTGCCTTTGCACCTGATGGATCTTACTTTGCATGGTCACAAGGACATCGCATAGTAAAGCTTGTTCCCTGGACCCAATGCTTTAATAACTT CTTGTTACACGGCACAAAGAATGTTGCAAATTCAGTCAATGCAAGACTCTCAAGACAGAACAGTGATAGTGGTCAAAAAAATAAGCCTTGTGAGCATATAATTGATTGTGGTGATACAGTCTGGAGTCTTGCTTTTGGGTCTTCAGTGCCTGAAAAACAGAGTCGCTGTGTGAATATAGAATGGCATCGATTCAAATTTGGGCAGGATCAGCTTCTCTTTGCAACTGGCTTGAACAACGGGCGCATCAAAATATGGGATGTATACACAG GAAAACTCCTCCTTAATCTGATGGACCATACTGAATTGGTCAGAGATTTAACCTTTGCCCCAGATGGCAGCCTGATATTAGTGTCTGCATCAAGAGACAAAACGCTAAGAGTGTGGGACCTGAAAGATGAtg gaaATATGATGAAGGTATTAAGAGGGCACCAGAATTGGGTGTATGGCTGTGCTTTTTCTCCAGACTCTTCCATTCTGTGTTCGGTTGGAGCCAGTAAAGCA GTTTTTCTTTGGGATATGGATAAGTACTCCATGATTCGTAAACTAGAAGGACATCTCAACGATGTTGTAGCTTGTGAGTTTTCCCCCGATGGAGCTTTACTGGCTACTGCATCTTACGATACTCGAGTTTATGTCTGGGATCCCCATACTGGAGTTATTCTAATGGAATTTGG GCATCTGTTTCCTGCTCCAACGCCAATATTTGCTGGGGGAGCGAATGACAGATGGGTTAGATCTGTATCTTTTAGTCACGATGGACTGCATATTGCAAGCCTTGCTGATGATAA AATGGTGAGGTTCTGGAGTATTGAAGAAGACTGTCCTGTACAAGTTGCACCTTTGAACAATGGGCTTTGCTGTGCGTTTTCTACTGATGGCAGTGTTCTAGCTGCTGG AACGCACGATGGAAGTGTGTACTTCTGGGCAACTCCAAAACATGTGTCCAGTCTTCAGCACCTGTGTCGCATGGCAATTAGAAGAGTTATGCCTACTAGCCAAGTCAAGAACCTGCCTGTCCCTTCAAAAGTGGTGGAGTTTCTTTCCTACCTGACTtaa